From one Tetragenococcus osmophilus genomic stretch:
- a CDS encoding glucose-1-phosphate adenylyltransferase, which produces MKTETVAMILAGGQGTRLGKLTKNMAKPAVPFGGRYRIIDFTLSNCANSGIKNVGVVTQYQPLELNAHIGNGASWGLDGIDSGATILQPYSSSEGSKWFEGTAHAIYQNMDYIDQLDPQYVLILSGDHIYKMDYEAMLEKHKENQASLSVAVIEVPYKEASRFGIMNTDDNDRIIEFEEKPKNPKSNLASMGIYIFNWGRLRSILRTSYSKDSSMSDFGKHVIPAYLDSGENVIAYRFEGYWKDVGTIESLWEANMEFLDPEMELDIRDKGWRVYSKNHISPPHFITEMGSAKHSLISDGCYIAGDVKHSVLSDDVQVKDGANVSDSVIMSGATIGKNVVVKRAIIGENAIIGDNAEIDGTEEIEVLGYNEVMGVTLDED; this is translated from the coding sequence ATGAAAACAGAAACAGTAGCGATGATCCTTGCAGGCGGACAAGGAACACGTTTGGGAAAATTAACTAAAAATATGGCTAAGCCGGCAGTCCCTTTTGGTGGGCGTTATCGAATCATTGATTTTACTTTGAGTAATTGTGCCAATTCTGGAATTAAAAATGTAGGTGTCGTCACGCAGTATCAACCACTGGAGCTAAATGCACACATTGGAAATGGGGCTAGCTGGGGGTTAGATGGTATTGATTCAGGCGCTACGATTTTACAGCCGTATTCCAGTTCAGAAGGAAGTAAGTGGTTTGAAGGAACCGCACATGCGATTTATCAAAATATGGATTATATAGATCAGTTAGATCCTCAATATGTATTAATTCTATCTGGCGATCACATTTATAAGATGGACTATGAAGCGATGCTTGAAAAACATAAGGAAAATCAAGCTTCTCTTTCTGTAGCAGTTATTGAGGTTCCTTATAAAGAGGCCTCTAGGTTTGGCATTATGAATACAGACGATAATGACCGTATTATTGAATTTGAAGAAAAACCGAAAAACCCTAAAAGTAACTTAGCTTCTATGGGAATCTATATATTTAACTGGGGCCGTTTACGTAGCATTTTACGTACCAGTTATTCTAAAGATAGTTCAATGAGTGATTTTGGTAAACATGTTATTCCAGCATATCTTGATAGCGGGGAAAATGTCATTGCTTATCGATTTGAAGGTTATTGGAAAGATGTTGGAACTATTGAATCCTTATGGGAAGCAAACATGGAATTTTTAGATCCAGAGATGGAATTAGATATTCGCGACAAAGGATGGCGTGTTTATTCTAAGAATCATATTTCTCCACCACACTTTATTACCGAAATGGGTTCGGCTAAACATTCACTAATTTCTGATGGCTGTTATATTGCAGGAGATGTAAAACACAGTGTTTTATCCGATGATGTACAAGTTAAAGATGGCGCCAATGTTTCTGATAGTGTAATTATGTCCGGAGCTACTATTGGAAAAAACGTTGTAGTAAAACGGGCGATCATAGGCGAGAATGCTATCATTGGAGATAATGCTGAAATTGATGGTACAGAAGAGATCGAAGTACTAGGCTACAATGAAGTGATGGGAGTGACCTTAGATGAGGACTAA
- the pflA gene encoding pyruvate formate-lyase-activating protein, which produces MTDPVMGRIHSTENFGTVDGPGVRFIVFAQGCRMRCEFCHNPDTWNIKSKKAKMRTADDILEEAVKYRPYWGEKGGITVSGGEPLLQMDFLLDLFKKAKAQGIHTTLDTCGNPFTRKEPFFSKFEELMNYTDLLLFDIKHIDTIQHKKLTKHGNENILEMAQYLSEIGKPVWIRHVLVPFRSDYDEFLDRLNQFIRSLSNVDKVEILPYHTMGRYKWDELNIKYPLEGIEPPGQDRVENAKKILQVDQYTGYQTR; this is translated from the coding sequence ATGACGGATCCAGTTATGGGTCGTATTCATTCTACAGAAAATTTTGGCACGGTGGATGGCCCTGGTGTTCGTTTTATTGTTTTTGCCCAAGGGTGTCGGATGCGCTGTGAATTTTGCCATAACCCTGATACTTGGAACATCAAAAGCAAAAAGGCTAAGATGCGTACTGCTGATGATATTTTAGAAGAAGCAGTAAAGTATCGGCCTTATTGGGGCGAAAAAGGCGGTATTACAGTTAGCGGGGGCGAGCCCCTATTGCAAATGGATTTTTTGCTTGATCTATTTAAAAAAGCAAAGGCTCAAGGTATTCATACAACACTTGATACTTGTGGCAATCCGTTTACAAGAAAAGAACCTTTTTTTAGTAAATTTGAAGAGTTAATGAATTACACGGATTTACTATTATTTGATATTAAACATATTGATACAATACAACATAAAAAATTAACTAAACATGGCAATGAAAATATTTTAGAGATGGCGCAATATTTATCTGAAATTGGTAAACCAGTTTGGATCCGTCATGTTTTAGTGCCATTTCGTAGTGATTACGATGAATTCTTAGATCGTTTGAATCAATTTATACGTTCTTTAAGTAATGTTGATAAAGTTGAAATTCTTCCTTATCATACAATGGGTCGTTATAAATGGGATGAATTAAATATAAAATATCCACTAGAAGGAATTGAACCTCCTGGACAAGATCGAGTTGAAAATGCGAAAAAGATATTACAAGTTGATCAATATACTGGTTATCAAACACGCTAA
- the glgB gene encoding 1,4-alpha-glucan branching protein GlgB, which yields MIETSKEVLAAEQRFLTGENFYAQHFLGVQKNESGYVFRVWAPHARQVFLVGDFNQWDESLPMEKREKSGVWELVSSLPVEGQLYKFLVEQSDGRKIMKLDPFAIRFEKRPGTAAEIYTIPEKKWNDHSWRKRQKKVETLKEPLNIYEVHASSWKHHENGQPYSFKELKEELIPYVKEMGYTHIEFLPLMEHPLGASWGYQLTGFFALSSYYGTPEEFRDFVDLCHQNNIGVFVDWVPAHFCMNEDTLPYYDGTPTFEYEDPDRAHNIRWGTLCFDLGKPQVQSFLISSALFWLDVYHLDGMRVDAVSSMLYLDYDEGPWQPNHEGGNRNYEGYYFLQKLNAVIKLAFPQATMMAEESSSETQITGMIESGALGFDYKWNMGWMNDVLRFYEMDPVFRKDNFHLLTFSFMYMMNEHYILPFSHDEVVHGKKSLMHKMWGDRYNQFAHLRNMYTFMMTHPGKKILFMGSEWGQFLEWRYNEGLEWVDLEDEMNHKMQHFTAVLNNLYEKEASLWELEDTSETIELIDADNTEESVLTFMRRSKNTQDFLIIALNLVPVERKNFAIGVPFPGSYKEVLNTEKIEFGGTWTKDNLVCQSVSQPFKGFDQQIQTILPALGALIIKPEKIQTD from the coding sequence ATGATCGAAACAAGTAAAGAAGTTTTAGCAGCTGAACAGCGTTTTTTGACAGGGGAAAATTTCTATGCGCAGCATTTTTTAGGTGTACAAAAAAATGAAAGCGGATACGTCTTCCGCGTATGGGCGCCACACGCTCGACAAGTTTTTTTAGTCGGGGATTTTAATCAATGGGATGAATCGTTACCGATGGAAAAAAGAGAAAAGTCGGGCGTATGGGAGCTTGTCTCTTCTTTGCCAGTAGAGGGACAATTGTATAAATTTTTGGTCGAACAAAGTGATGGTCGTAAAATTATGAAACTTGATCCTTTTGCTATCCGCTTTGAAAAAAGACCAGGAACAGCGGCAGAAATCTATACAATTCCGGAAAAGAAATGGAATGATCATTCTTGGCGTAAGCGTCAGAAGAAAGTAGAAACTTTGAAAGAACCCTTAAATATTTATGAAGTACATGCTAGCTCTTGGAAGCACCATGAAAATGGACAACCTTATTCCTTTAAGGAATTAAAAGAAGAGCTTATTCCTTATGTAAAAGAAATGGGATATACACATATCGAATTTCTTCCCTTAATGGAACATCCACTGGGGGCTTCTTGGGGGTATCAGTTAACTGGTTTTTTTGCTCTATCTTCTTATTATGGTACACCAGAAGAGTTTCGTGATTTTGTAGACCTTTGTCACCAAAATAATATCGGAGTGTTTGTTGATTGGGTTCCAGCACATTTTTGTATGAATGAAGATACTTTACCCTATTATGATGGGACACCGACTTTTGAATATGAAGATCCAGATAGAGCCCATAATATTCGTTGGGGAACGCTTTGTTTTGACCTTGGAAAACCTCAAGTTCAAAGTTTCCTTATTTCTAGCGCTTTATTTTGGCTTGATGTTTATCACCTTGATGGTATGCGTGTAGATGCAGTTTCCAGTATGTTATACCTGGATTATGATGAAGGGCCTTGGCAGCCTAACCATGAAGGCGGAAATCGTAATTATGAAGGGTATTATTTCCTGCAAAAATTAAATGCGGTTATTAAGCTTGCGTTTCCACAAGCGACCATGATGGCAGAAGAAAGTAGTTCTGAAACACAGATTACTGGCATGATTGAAAGTGGTGCCTTAGGTTTTGATTACAAATGGAACATGGGGTGGATGAATGACGTATTACGTTTTTACGAGATGGATCCAGTGTTTCGTAAGGATAATTTTCACTTATTGACCTTTTCCTTTATGTATATGATGAATGAACACTACATTCTTCCTTTTTCACATGATGAAGTCGTTCATGGGAAAAAAAGTTTAATGCACAAAATGTGGGGAGATCGTTATAATCAATTCGCTCACTTACGTAATATGTATACTTTTATGATGACACATCCTGGAAAAAAGATTCTTTTTATGGGAAGTGAATGGGGACAGTTTCTTGAATGGAGATATAATGAAGGATTAGAGTGGGTCGATCTAGAAGATGAAATGAACCATAAGATGCAACATTTTACCGCTGTTTTGAACAATTTGTATGAAAAGGAAGCTAGCTTATGGGAATTAGAAGATACTAGTGAGACGATCGAATTGATTGATGCAGATAATACAGAAGAAAGCGTATTGACCTTTATGCGTCGTTCAAAAAACACGCAAGACTTTCTCATTATTGCTTTGAATCTAGTCCCTGTAGAAAGGAAAAATTTTGCAATAGGTGTGCCTTTTCCAGGAAGTTATAAAGAAGTTTTAAATACCGAAAAAATTGAGTTTGGGGGGACGTGGACGAAAGATAATCTTGTTTGTCAAAGCGTTAGTCAACCTTTCAAAGGTTTTGACCAACAAATTCAGACGATTTTACCAGCTTTAGGTGCGTTAATTATAAAACCAGAGAAAATTCAAACGGATTAG
- a CDS encoding manganese-dependent inorganic pyrophosphatase: MAKNLVFGHQNPDTDAIGAAIAFSELQQQKGQDTEAVALGEAGEETQYALDYFNLKAPRVITKATEETSNVMLVDHNEFQQSVEDIAQTNILSVVDHHRVANFETADPLYYRAEPVGCTSTIILKLYKEANVTPTKAVAGIMLSAIISDTLLFKSPTCTQEDIDAAKELAEIAGVDVNTYGLEMLKAGTNLGNKSADDLLDMDAKSFPMGDKNVRIAQVNTVDLQEVFQRQDELEEAMAKANSQNSYDLFVLLVTNILDSDSELLVIGEPTQMVEDAFNVTLNNHRAFLSGVVSRKKQVVPPLTESFQ; encoded by the coding sequence ATGGCAAAGAATTTAGTTTTTGGTCATCAAAACCCGGATACAGATGCGATCGGAGCGGCGATCGCTTTTTCTGAGTTGCAACAACAAAAAGGGCAAGACACCGAAGCTGTCGCTCTAGGTGAGGCCGGTGAAGAAACACAATATGCATTGGATTACTTTAACCTTAAAGCACCGCGAGTAATCACTAAAGCTACGGAGGAAACGTCTAATGTTATGCTTGTTGATCATAATGAATTTCAACAAAGTGTAGAAGACATAGCACAAACAAATATTTTATCAGTGGTTGATCATCATCGCGTAGCTAATTTTGAAACTGCAGATCCGTTGTATTATCGCGCTGAGCCAGTTGGTTGTACTAGCACGATTATTTTAAAGCTTTACAAAGAAGCAAATGTGACTCCAACTAAAGCAGTTGCTGGTATCATGCTGTCTGCTATTATCTCTGATACATTGTTGTTTAAGTCACCAACCTGCACACAAGAAGATATTGATGCTGCCAAAGAACTAGCAGAAATTGCTGGTGTTGATGTTAATACTTATGGTTTAGAAATGCTTAAAGCAGGAACAAATCTTGGAAATAAATCAGCGGATGACTTGTTAGATATGGATGCAAAAAGTTTCCCTATGGGAGATAAAAATGTGCGTATTGCTCAAGTGAATACAGTGGATTTACAAGAAGTATTCCAACGACAAGACGAACTTGAAGAAGCAATGGCAAAAGCAAATAGTCAAAACAGTTATGACTTATTTGTTTTGCTAGTAACTAATATCTTAGATAGTGATTCAGAATTACTTGTTATTGGAGAACCGACACAAATGGTTGAAGATGCGTTTAATGTTACCTTAAATAATCATAGAGCTTTCTTAAGCGGCGTTGTTTCTCGTAAAAAACAAGTTGTGCCTCCTCTAACTGAAAGCTTTCAATAA